Below is a window of Acanthochromis polyacanthus isolate Apoly-LR-REF ecotype Palm Island chromosome 15, KAUST_Apoly_ChrSc, whole genome shotgun sequence DNA.
CTACtgaatagatagatagagccTATATTGAATACCCTTTAACTGCCTCttagtgagaaaatgtgttgaaatgggAAATTTAGTGAAGAACAGTTTTAATGACACTGAAAAAGATGAcactgaaaacaggaaaaataaaacactactGTATGTGTCTTgtataaaaaatgtttgtttgggggaaaacggggaaaaaaaagaatccgcACCAGAGTTGAGGTCAGGCACAAACACTATTGTGCCTGCTTTATACAGGCACAATAGTGTTTGTtcagaaaaatgcacatttatacTCTATACAGTGTATTTCTGAGGACATTTGATATGTGCAGATATTGATCATCTCTCTATATAATATGAAATTATGACAGGGACGATTTGTGCTCATTCTTTTCAGCTTTAGATCATTGAGTGGGTGGCTTAACAGGGGAATCACTGGTATGAAGGTGTAAGTCTGCACATGTTTAACCTTTCAGTCTGTCTTGCATTTAAGCCGCAGGGGAAAAGACGGGAAAAAAGCCATTGAAATATAGAGAGGGCTATCTCCATCTCCAAAACCCACAGTCTCACCCCACCACTGTCCTGTCTGCAGCCAAACATTCAGGCTGGAAGCCGCTTGTTTTAGTCCTCAGTCAGGGAATACTAACATATTTGAGATTTCCCCCGGTGAACATAATTGAGAGTACGAATGAGATAATTTCTACAATAGACATTCACCCTGCTGCATTTTTCTTCCCATCACCCAGATGACTCCCCCTCTGCAACCTCCGGCCCGGTCTCAGGACCTTTAGCAGCAGTGGGCCTGTTACAGTTTCCAACACTCactaaaaccacacaaacacatattgCAATGTAGGTTGATACAGCAGCTATATTTAGATAGCATTTTAAATTAGAGATGCTTCGCTTCAACGCGTGACTTCAGTCATCGTGTTGTATGACAGGCATCAGTGGTTCAGGTAGTATGATCAGTCGCATGTGCTGTACACTTCACCTGAAGACAGTATGTGGCTGCCTTCTGTTGAGAGTGTAGTCTGACACTGTGGATTTAATGGCCTTCAAGTTGCATCCATCACCGTTGACACATTAAAGGCATTAAAGCCAATACAACAACCATATAACGAACACTGCTGCTGAAAAGCTTCAGATGTTAAAGTTATTTATGTGTAAGTTCCAATGTCTGatcaaagaacaaataaaatggCTAAAAAGGGCAGTTAAAGATTTTGGGAAAGTCGCATGTACTATCTCGTTTGTCTGTCAATTATGAAGCTGCGGCTAGGAGATGGTTAGCCAGCATTGGAAACAAGGAGAAACTTCTGGCTCTGAGTTTAAAAACAATCATTAACTGATatcctgtgtctcatttctatcATTTGGACAGAGCAGGACTAGATCTCCCTGTGTTTCCAGTTAATTATAGCTTTAAATTTAGTTCTTTTATACTCGTCTGAAAAGGAAACCAGTAAGTGTTTTAAGTATGTCTGGTTAAGTCTTCATAGCCATGCAGACACTTTGGTCATTACTCCACTATATGTTCATGTACTCAGCCATAACTAGTACTTTGTTTGTGCTGATGTTTGAAACCAGCACCCCACAGAATGATATTACTGGTCTATATTTGACAGAATTGAACTGTTTTGTCTGATAGTGACTCTTCTATTGGAGTTATGAATTATCTCTCTGTGTGTAGATTTGAGGAACTTGTGAAGAAGTTCAAAGTTGAGTACCACGCTGGAGGAGCCACACAGAACTCTATCAGGGTCGCTCAGGTCAGTCACACACGCACGCTAATATTACTGTGAATTTTTGTCTCTGTGAGTAGACTCAGTCGGCTTATGTTAATGTGAACTGTTGCCATCGTTTGTAGTGGATGATCCAAGAACCCCATAATGTGGGCACGTTCTTCGGCTGCATTGGCAAAGACAAGTTTGGAGAGATCCTGAAGCAGAAGGCTGAGGAGGCCCACATCGACGCCCACTACTATGAGCAAGATGAAGAGCCCACAGGGACATGTGCTGCTTGCATCACCGGAACTAACAGGTGAGTGAATAAAATAATGAGAATATATTAGATTATATCATTTTGAAAGTCCCATATGGTGGAAatccattttattgtgttttttgttgtaaaggAAAAACTATTAAGGTCTGAAGATGCCTGCTTCTGCCATTTCTCAATCACTCCCACCACTAGATTGCCTCCCGGCTTTACAAGTCGGTAGGAATTTTCCTGAACTGCTACATACCAGCAATCGTGTAGCTTAAGCTTTACATAATCCTTCTCTCTCACTGTCTACTGCTCAAACGATCAGAAACATCCTTCAGTGTTAGCACTTTGCGCGGTTAATGTAGCTAATGTTACCATTAGATTTGATCATATCTGCACTGGTCAGAGATCTGTGGAAACTGTAAAGCTGAGGGATGTTCAGAAGTGGTGGAAACTTTAGTAAACAAAAACTAAGTgggttactgtgttttcatgttgtctgTTGTGCTTCAGTTCAACCTAAACTTAGctgatgtttacatttttgtgtctaaTACAGCTGAATACCGAATAACGCTTTTctcatttagatgtttttcagCTGTCAGACAACAGAATGACTTTCAGGTCATAACTGCAAACACAGTCTATTAATATTACATGTTAAACCAATAGTCAATTCAGAGCCatttccaagctgctgctctgcacggCTAAAATACAGATATTATAACTGCACCgttgtctgacaaactcaccatatacatgtcattaaaaacaacagctgaaCTATGAATTTGGCCATATTTCCatgtagaaagttgtgtgtcgGCTACCAACGGTCAACTGTTTTTCACACTATCAATCAgaaatgcagagagagtcttctttcTGAAGGAGGTGGGAACAGCAGCAGTTCAGCTACATTTAAAGCCATAAACACTGCACAATTAAAACAGGGCTAATAGAGTCATGGTCAAATTATCTTTGCAGTGTTatgagctaaaaaaaattgaaagacacattctggAGACAACTTTTATTAAGCTGCTGAAAATGCAAACAATATGGGATCTTTAACAGTCTGTATCTCCctgttcatgttgttttttcctctcaggTCTCTGGTTGCTAACCTAGCCGCTGCTAACTGCTATAAGAAGGATAAACATCTAGACCTGGAAGAAAACTGGAAGCTTGTAGAAAAGGCTAAAGTCTACTATATTGCTGTGAGTATATATCAGATCTTGCACTCTGACGTCAACTTTGTACTCAACAGGGGTGTTTGGAGATGTACTGGTGCATTTCCTGCTCCAGACCTTACTGTAGATGATTCATTAGAGCCATCAGATATAAAAAGCAGATTGGTCTTGACCCAGTGTCGTTCCTTCCTTCCAGGGTTTCTTCCTGACTGTCTCTTTGGAGTCCATGCTGAAAGTGGCAAAGCACGCCTCTGAAAATAACAAGCTGTTTTGCCTGAACCTCTCTGCGCCCTTCATCTCCCAGTTCTTCAAGGACAACCTCATGCAGGTTATGCCCTACGTCGATGTGCTGTTCGGCAATGAGACAGTAAGTCACACTTTCACCGCACATCCTCCACACATACctgtgcagagttttgtgtCCACCAGGTGTTACGATATGCACATCTTTGAGtaaatctgtttcttttctcagGAAGCAGCTGCTTTTGCGAAAGAGCAGGACTTTAAGGTATAGATTTTGCACAcagtttgtgctgcattttCCATGTGTTTGTGTACCATCTActgactgtcagtgtgtgttttatctgcAGACCAAAGACATAAAGGAAATTGCCAAGAAAGCCCAGGCTTTACCCAAAGTCaacacagagaggaagaggattGTGGTTTTGACCCAGGGGAAGGAGGAAACTGTTATGGCCCACAGTGAgattcttttttccccccttcctcCATGTCACTCTcatttctctttgtctttttctcctcTTGTATTGGTATGTTTatattcttcttcttgtgt
It encodes the following:
- the adka gene encoding adenosine kinase isoform X1, whose product is MASGEPKAKKIKLSKEEKTESPTKKAPAKLSPNSLFGMGNPLLDITAVVDKDILDKYALKPNDVILAEDKHKALFEELVKKFKVEYHAGGATQNSIRVAQWMIQEPHNVGTFFGCIGKDKFGEILKQKAEEAHIDAHYYEQDEEPTGTCAACITGTNRSLVANLAAANCYKKDKHLDLEENWKLVEKAKVYYIAGFFLTVSLESMLKVAKHASENNKLFCLNLSAPFISQFFKDNLMQVMPYVDVLFGNETEAAAFAKEQDFKTKDIKEIAKKAQALPKVNTERKRIVVLTQGKEETVMAHSDKIDTFPVLEIDPKDIVDTNGAGDAFVGGFLSELVQEKPLDQCVKAAHYSANVIIRRGGCTFPEKPDFN
- the adka gene encoding adenosine kinase isoform X2, with protein sequence MSAASPNSLFGMGNPLLDITAVVDKDILDKYALKPNDVILAEDKHKALFEELVKKFKVEYHAGGATQNSIRVAQWMIQEPHNVGTFFGCIGKDKFGEILKQKAEEAHIDAHYYEQDEEPTGTCAACITGTNRSLVANLAAANCYKKDKHLDLEENWKLVEKAKVYYIAGFFLTVSLESMLKVAKHASENNKLFCLNLSAPFISQFFKDNLMQVMPYVDVLFGNETEAAAFAKEQDFKTKDIKEIAKKAQALPKVNTERKRIVVLTQGKEETVMAHSDKIDTFPVLEIDPKDIVDTNGAGDAFVGGFLSELVQEKPLDQCVKAAHYSANVIIRRGGCTFPEKPDFN